The DNA region GGCCTCACGAGTAACCCACCTCATCCAAATGTTCACAGCAGCACTCAGCCAATCACTGCCACTAACATGCACCACCGTTCCCTGCATAGGGATTACTACTGGGATGGTAGAGACTCCTCTGTTATCCCCAGCCGCCAACCTGTTTTCTTCCCAGCGTATGCCTTTCAAACCCTGAGAAGTTATCCATATTTGAACACATCTGGTACTGTTGGCTCTGGCCTCCTCACTCCCCTTGTCCACCCACACAATCTGCTGCCCACCCACTCATTCCATCCTGCACCTCCCATACTGAAGCCCGTTCCTACCAGAGGTATctcagatgaggaggaggagcaggtcCATGAGAAGATGTCCCTGTACAGCTCAGCTCCACCTCGCAAGACCTCATCGAGGGGAGACAGAAACTACTCTTCCCCAAGACATTAcatgtctgactgactgtcaaATAATTATGCTTTATTAATGTGACTTCTCTTTAAGTAATACCAGATACTCTTGCTTACACTGTTACTTTTGCTTGATTCGATGAATATCTCGCCAATAACATTATTCTGTAAgcctcaaaataaaatcaatttatGAACAAGTTCACATGACGCCCAATTCATCGCCTACTTCAGCTCTTCTCTGTGTTCTTCATCGAAGTTCAAATACAGGTTCAACTGTGTTCAAGTGTGTAAGATAACACGACTCAATTAAGGATAGCTATCAGCCAGCAAAAACATTGACAGAgccagataataataataataataactttatttatatagcaccttttaaaaacacaggtttacaaagtgctttgacaaacagcaagaacaaagcaaactaaaccaaacacagaagaacattaacaacagtaagaatataacaaatgcaaaatactaagaataattaaatacaattcaacagaaaagaacccaaagtgcacgatacacaaccagacatatataacccgaccatcacaagaaccattataagaaccaaggcaacacaagaacccaacaacacaagctGAGACCaagatgtgtgatgtgtgtcaAGTATCCTAGCTGATGGATGAACATAACTTGGCGTGTAAGTAAATATGTTACTATAGTAACCAGGCTAAGTATTAAAACAAAGCTGACACACTTATATGAACCCAATGTTTAAAGCTGAGACAAACATATGGCTTGAACTGAGATTTTCTATGGTAGGCCTATAATATGATGAACTTAAAAACAAGGTTTTACAAGATAGCCTAGGATAGTTGACAGTAGGTTATTTTAGCCAATAGGCGTAGACTATAACaaaaataagttattttaaaatacaacacTGTGACACAAACTATTAACTTACGTCTTTTAAAAAGATGCAATTTGATTTACTTTAAAGTCTTGGCGGATAACCATAGCAACAACCCTGATTGTTTACAAATGgcaagcagctttttttttaaaacaagtcgTTTTTCTGTACTTTCAAACTTACTTTTTCACATTTAGTTTAATTGATTTGCAGGTTAAGCGGCAAACCAGATCACAACAAAGGTGTTGtctatttttgtgttttaccCTATTGTTTAACCATTAGGATAATTATGTCAAAGCGGAATACTAGCAAGTTAAATGTGAAGGAGACAAattatttgtttgtcttaagctccatttgtatgttttctcctgctttgttttttcaaattaacTAACTTTTAGTTTAACTTACCAGCAAAGTCCTTCG from Labrus bergylta chromosome 6, fLabBer1.1, whole genome shotgun sequence includes:
- the nfil3-4 gene encoding nuclear factor, interleukin 3 regulated, member 4; translation: MKSLGLPLHEGQDKDILEAENELLRKGHRRKREFIPEERKDALYWEKRRKNNEAAKRSREKRRLNDYVLESHLIALKEENTRLSAELLAIKLHFGLVRPAAYTGLTSNPPHPNVHSSTQPITATNMHHRSLHRDYYWDGRDSSVIPSRQPVFFPAYAFQTLRSYPYLNTSGTVGSGLLTPLVHPHNLLPTHSFHPAPPILKPVPTRGISDEEEEQVHEKMSLYSSAPPRKTSSRGDRNYSSPRHYMSD